In Thamnophis elegans isolate rThaEle1 chromosome 4, rThaEle1.pri, whole genome shotgun sequence, the following proteins share a genomic window:
- the CD24 gene encoding signal transducer CD24: MGRALAWRLVFGLFLLALLSPSQGGENKTSTDAPGNNSAVTSVLLSTNTTKGHGNNLQSTTGLFILSVSLLYFC; encoded by the exons ATGGGCAGGGCGCTGGCTTGGCGGCTCGTCTTCGGGCTTTTTCTCCTGGCGTTGCTTTCACCCTCTCAG GGAGGAGAAAATAAAACAAGTACTGATGCTCCGGGCAATAATTCAGCTGTGACTTCTGTGTTACTTAGCACAAACACCACCAAAGGACATGGAAATAATCTTCAGTCAACTACTGGCCTCTTCATACTCTCGGTCTCTCTTCTGTACTTTTGTTAA